ATCTGCCACCCGCTGCGCTACCTGCTCATCATGAACCAGAGGGTGTGCACCCTCCTGGCCGCTGGCACCTGGATCGCCAGCTCCTTCCACATCACCATCCTCACCAGCCTGACCTTCACGCTGCCCTACTGCGGGTCCAATGTGGTGGAGTATTTCTTCTGCGACATTTTCCCAGTGGTCAAGCTGGCCTGTGCGCACACGTACATCATCGAGACCGTGACCTTCACCAACACTGGCATGGTGCCCATGACCTGCTTATTCCTCATCCTTGCCTCTTACGTCCGCATCGTCTATTCCATCCTGAAGATGAACTCAGTTGAAGGGCAGCGCAAAGCAGCCTCCACTTGCACCTCACATCTGGCGGTGGTGACGCTGTTCTTTGGGCCCTGTGCCCTCGTCTACACGCAGCCCCAGCTAAGCACAGGGAAGGTGACCGCTGTGCATCTCTTTGGCTATGTGGTCACACCCATGCTGAACCCAGCCATCTACACactgaggaacaaggaggtgaaagCGGCTctgagaaaactgagaggggggTCAAACACCTCCATGTTGATGTACGGCAGCTGCAGGGACTGCATGTGGGTCTGCATAGAAATACATTGACAAACATCTGCATGGCTGCTCCATGGCTCTTGTGAACCTCTGTCTTTCCCCATCACCACACAGCCCCCATCTGTCTGGATCTCTACAAGTCATAGAAATGCTCCTAAAAATACTTACCTGTCTTTGACATGCAGTAAAGCTGATAtgttcaaagctgcctaagggataGGCATAATCAGTCTGCACTAAAATTAATAGGAATTTGAGATACAAATCTTGTagctgactttgaaaatctcagccttgtTACACAGATCTGTGGAAGGAAGTGCAGTATCTTCTGAACAtgcaaaagggaagggaaaaaaattcccttcatCTTCTGGCATGAACCCCAGATCACCAGGCACCTGTCCTAGGTACTTGCCTAAAGTCGCTGGGTGAACAGTTGGACTTTTCAACATGCCCTAATGATCAATCAATTTGTGATAAAATTTGTAAAAACCACTTAAAGTGATTTGGGGACTTAACTCCCATTTTCAAGTGATAGAAGTATTTAGGAGTCTAATTCTCACTGAATGGCCGTGGGATTTAGGCGTCTGCAGACCAGATTCTTTAAGGCATTTAGCCAGttactttcaatgggagttaagtaccTGACCTATTTAGAAGCTTTAtgtgcctagtgggatttactAAACCTCTGTAAAGCTAGACagtaggccagatttttaaagatctttGGGCACcaactaggattttcaaaaggttttGCAAAAGattttctcattgaaatcaatgagagttagctATCCaggacctgatttttaaaggcGTGACAGTTACGGCAATTTCCTGGATAAacattgaattaagtttaatccCTTTGGGGTCCgttgtattaaaaatacaattgtgtATGCATTATTGTGGATTAAACATAACTTTCATAGGAGACTGACTAATGTAATCCTTGGGAAATGTTAGGAACTTCTCAGAACTGTTTGGGACAGTATGTGTGAAGGGGGCCAGGACACATTTGGGAGGTCTCTATTGATTACCTGGTCCTGGAAACCCCAGATCAAAACCTCCCATCCTGCATAAAGCATGGACTAAACTTGTCATGACAGAGCTAgttctgagctgaggctgttATAAGCTGATGACCACAGAAGAGACCCTgttgtggggtttgaaggactagTCACCTGACAGAGTCCATGGTGGAGCtagggtgatctctggtaagtttATTACTCCGCACGTAGGCACTTTTATTAACACTCAAAGCCCTCTGTTGCCCCACTttgatttgaaaataaaattgaactGTTTATTGTGTTTAATAAAATTCCCTGAGGAATTATGAAGGCTAGAAGTGTCAGGTAACAGAAAATAAAGCAGATTTCTGACTCTTTAACTTCGTCAGAATATTACAGTGATGGTGCTGAATTcaagatctggattcagttcctggctttgcaACATAAGAAcaatcatactgggtcagaccaaaggttcatctagcccagtatcctgtcttctgacagtggccaatgccaggtgccccagagggaatgaacagacaggttatcatcaagtgatccatgccctgtcacccaatcccagcttctggcaaacaggcttagggataccattcctctccatcctggctaatagccattaatggacctatcttccgtgaatctatctagctcccttctgaactcagttatagtattggccttcagaACACCCTCTGGTAAGGAGTCCCAGAGGTTGACAGTGGGTTgcgtgaaaaaaatacttttttgcgtttgttttaaacctgctacctcttaatttcatttggtggctccttgttcttatattatgaggaggagtaaataatacttccttattcactttctccacgccactcacgattttatagacttctgtcatatccccccttagtctcctcttttccaagctgaaaagtcccagtcttattaatctctcctcatatggaagccattctctactcctaatcatttttgttgcccttttctgaaacttttccaattccaatacaccTCCatcccgatataatgctgtccttgggagccaaaaaagtcttaccgtgttataggtgaaactgcgttatatcgaacttgctttgatctgccagagtgctcagccctgccccgccaGAGAACTGCTTTAcggcgttatatccaaattcgtgttatatctggTCGCGTTagatcagggtagaggtgtatatcttttttgagatgggacgaccacatctgcacacagtattcaaggtgtgggtgtaccatggatttatagagaggcaatatgatatcttctgtcctactatctatccctttcttaatgattctcagcattctgttcgcttttttgactgccgctgcacattgagtggatgttttcagagaactatccacaatgactcccaggtctttcttgagtggaaataattaatttagaccccaccattgtatatgtatagctgggatgatgttttccaatgtgcattactttgcatttatcaacattaaatttcatctgccattttgttgcaccaagatcttcacagtctgcctgggtcttaactatctttagtaattttgtctcatctgcacattttgccatcTGatagtttacccctttttccaggtagtttatgaatatgttaaactgGA
The window above is part of the Chelonoidis abingdonii isolate Lonesome George chromosome 14, CheloAbing_2.0, whole genome shotgun sequence genome. Proteins encoded here:
- the LOC116828029 gene encoding olfactory receptor 10D3-like, translating into MGNVSHKRKARRNKSLVGWVNHTVVTHFILLGIPNTNGLQTILFVTFLAFYLCTLLGNLLIFSAILADARLHTPRLCFFLCNLSIVDLGFSSISTPKLLANLWVKSRTISLGGCMSQVFFWHFLGSTECLLFTVMAYDRYVAICHPLRYLLIMNQRVCTLLAAGTWIASSFHITILTSLTFTLPYCGSNVVEYFFCDIFPVVKLACAHTYIIETVTFTNTGMVPMTCLFLILASYVRIVYSILKMNSVEGQRKAASTCTSHLAVVTLFFGPCALVYTQPQLSTGKVTAVHLFGYVVTPMLNPAIYTLRNKEVKAALRKLRGGSNTSMLMYGSCRDCMWVCIEIH